A genomic region of Acipenser ruthenus chromosome 9, fAciRut3.2 maternal haplotype, whole genome shotgun sequence contains the following coding sequences:
- the LOC117405480 gene encoding chloride intracellular channel protein 4 isoform X2, producing MILWLKGVIFNVTTVDLKRKPADLQDLAPGTNPPFMTFNGEVKTDVNKIEEFLEDKLVPPRYPKLAAKHPDSNSAGNDVFAKFSAYIKNARKDFNENLEKALLKALGRLDEYLTTPLPDEIDADSMGELPSSSRKYLDGDELTLADCNLLPKLHIIKVVARKYRNFEIPVEMTAVWRYLNNAYSRDEFTNTCPVDREIEVAYLDVAKRIK from the exons ATGATCCTCTGGCTTAAAGGAGTAATATTCAACGTCACCACTGTGGATCTGAAAAG AAAACCAGCAGACCTGCAGGACTTGGCCCCGGGGACGAACCCTCCATTCATGACGTTTAACGGGGAGGTGAAAACAGACGTGAACAAGATAGAGGAGTTCCTGGAGGACAAGCTGGTGCCTCCCAG ATACCCGAAGTTGGCTGCCAAGCACCCAGACTCCAACTCTGCAGGGAATGATGTCTTTGCCAAGTTTTCTGCCTACATTAAAAACGCCAGGAAGGATTTCAATGAAA ACCTGGAGAAGGCTCTTCTGAAGGCCCTGGGGAGGCTGGATGAATACCTGACCACTCCGCTCCCTGACGAGATCGACGCTGACAGCATGGGCGAGCTCCCCTCCTCCAGCAGGAAGTACCTGGACGGGGACGAGCTCACCCTGGCTgactgcaacctgctccccaaactgcacatcatcaag GTGGTAGCGAGGAAATATCGCAATTTTGAGATCCCAGTGGAGATGACAGCAGTTTGGAGATACCTTAATAACGCCTACAGCAGGGACGAGTTCACTAACACGTGCCCGGTGGACCGCGAGATCGAGGTCGCGTACCTGGACGTGGCGAAgaggattaaataa
- the LOC117405480 gene encoding chloride intracellular channel protein 4 isoform X1 yields the protein MAWFDLAREKYGFPDIELFVKAGSDGESIGNCPFCQRLFMILWLKGVIFNVTTVDLKRKPADLQDLAPGTNPPFMTFNGEVKTDVNKIEEFLEDKLVPPRYPKLAAKHPDSNSAGNDVFAKFSAYIKNARKDFNENLEKALLKALGRLDEYLTTPLPDEIDADSMGELPSSSRKYLDGDELTLADCNLLPKLHIIKVVARKYRNFEIPVEMTAVWRYLNNAYSRDEFTNTCPVDREIEVAYLDVAKRIK from the exons ATGGCCTGGTTTGACTTGGCACGGGAAAAGTATGGATTTCCAGATATAGAGCTCTTTGTAAAG GCCGGCAGTGACGGGGAGAGCATTGGGAACTGCCCGTTCTGCCAGCGCCTCTTCATGATCCTCTGGCTTAAAGGAGTAATATTCAACGTCACCACTGTGGATCTGAAAAG AAAACCAGCAGACCTGCAGGACTTGGCCCCGGGGACGAACCCTCCATTCATGACGTTTAACGGGGAGGTGAAAACAGACGTGAACAAGATAGAGGAGTTCCTGGAGGACAAGCTGGTGCCTCCCAG ATACCCGAAGTTGGCTGCCAAGCACCCAGACTCCAACTCTGCAGGGAATGATGTCTTTGCCAAGTTTTCTGCCTACATTAAAAACGCCAGGAAGGATTTCAATGAAA ACCTGGAGAAGGCTCTTCTGAAGGCCCTGGGGAGGCTGGATGAATACCTGACCACTCCGCTCCCTGACGAGATCGACGCTGACAGCATGGGCGAGCTCCCCTCCTCCAGCAGGAAGTACCTGGACGGGGACGAGCTCACCCTGGCTgactgcaacctgctccccaaactgcacatcatcaag GTGGTAGCGAGGAAATATCGCAATTTTGAGATCCCAGTGGAGATGACAGCAGTTTGGAGATACCTTAATAACGCCTACAGCAGGGACGAGTTCACTAACACGTGCCCGGTGGACCGCGAGATCGAGGTCGCGTACCTGGACGTGGCGAAgaggattaaataa